In Sulfitobacter sp. SK012, a single window of DNA contains:
- a CDS encoding IS6 family transposase, translating to MIKRSPFRYFKTSPEIIRLAVMMYVRYPLSLRNVEDLLHERGIDISHETVRFWWNRFGPLFAAEIRRKRVQHLRAHSNWQWHLDEVFVKINGETHYLWRAVDHEGEVLESYVTKRRDRKASLKFLRKTMKRYGPPHVIVTDLLRSYGAAMKVIGNVGKQETGRWLNNRAENSHQPFRRRERAMMRFRRTRTLQKFVSVHSSIHNHFNQERHLYSRENFKLNRAAALVEWRQLGMA from the coding sequence ATGATAAAACGGTCCCCTTTTCGCTACTTTAAGACGTCCCCCGAAATCATCCGTCTGGCGGTTATGATGTATGTGCGTTATCCACTTTCACTACGAAATGTGGAGGATTTGCTGCACGAACGCGGTATTGATATTAGCCACGAGACGGTTCGATTTTGGTGGAACAGGTTTGGCCCGTTGTTTGCCGCGGAGATCCGAAGAAAACGGGTTCAGCACCTTCGCGCTCATTCGAATTGGCAATGGCACTTGGACGAAGTGTTCGTAAAAATCAACGGTGAGACGCACTATCTCTGGCGGGCTGTGGATCACGAAGGCGAAGTGTTGGAAAGCTACGTTACGAAGCGCCGAGATCGAAAAGCAAGCTTGAAATTCCTCAGAAAAACAATGAAACGATATGGTCCACCACATGTCATCGTGACCGATCTACTGCGGTCATACGGTGCCGCGATGAAGGTTATCGGCAATGTGGGCAAACAGGAAACCGGCCGCTGGCTGAACAACAGGGCCGAGAATTCACATCAGCCTTTTCGACGAAGAGAGCGGGCGATGATGCGCTTCAGACGAACGCGAACATTGCAGAAATTCGTCTCTGTCCACTCCTCGATCCACAACCATTTCAACCAGGAACGCCACCTCTACAGCCGAGAAAACTTCAAGCTTAACCGCGCTGCCGCTCTTGTTGAGTGGCGTCAGTTGGGCATGGCATAA